The Cyprinus carpio isolate SPL01 chromosome A5, ASM1834038v1, whole genome shotgun sequence genome has a segment encoding these proteins:
- the LOC109090386 gene encoding moesin-like isoform X2 — MRSWSLPSNPAPQGNSYLTRVLEQHKLNKEQWEERIQVWHEEHKGMLREDSMMEYLKIAQDLEMYGVNYFSIKNKKGSELWLGVDALGLNIYEHNDKMTPKIGFPWSEIRNISFNDKKFVIKPIDKKAPDFVFYAQRLRINKRILALCMGNHELYMRRRKPDTIEVQQMKAQAKEEKNHKKMERAMLEDERKKREQAEKEKEKIEKEKEELMERLRVIEEQTRKAQQELEEQTRRAMELDQERKRAQEEAERLERERRLVEEAKATLLQQSESQMKNQEHLATELAELTSKISLLEDAKKKKEEEASEWQMKATQVQEDLEKTKEELKNKVTSVHVQEPVHGENDNDEGDESSAEASAELTSEADYKDRSEEERMTEAEKNERVQKHLMALTSELANARDETKKTQNDIIHAENVRAGRDKYKTLRQIRSGNTKQRIDEFECM, encoded by the exons AGTTCTGGAACAGCACAAGCTGAATAAGGAGCAATGGGAGGAAAGAATTCAGGTCTGGCATGAGGAGCACAAGGGCATGTTGAG agaggACTCGATGATGGAGTATCTGAAGATAGCTCAGGATCTGGAGATGTACGGTGTGAATTACTTCAGTATCAAGAATAAGAAAGGATCTGAGCTGTGGCTGGGTGTGGACGCCCTGGGACTCAACATCTACGAGCATAATGACAA AATGACGCCTAAAATTGGTTTCCCCTGGAGTGAGATCAGGAACATTTCTTTCAACGATAAGAAATTTGTCATCAAACCCATAGATAAAAAAGCCCCG GACTTTGTGTTCTATGCCCAGCGTTTACGCATTAATAAGAGAATTCTGGCTCTGTGCATGGGGAACCATGAGCTTTACATGAGACGCCGTAAACCTGACACCATCGAGGTCCAGCAGATGAAAGCACAAGCCAAGGAGGAGAAGAACCACAAGAAGATGGAAAG GGCCATGCTGGAGGATGAACGTAAAAAGAGAGAGCAGGCtgaaaaggagaaagagaagattgaaaaagaaaaagaggagctGATGGAGAGACTCAGAGTGATAGAGGAACAAACAAGAAAAGCTCAGCAAG AGCTGGAAGAGCAGACCCGCAGGGCGATGGAGTTGGATCAGGAGCGTAAACGCGCTCAGGAGGAGGCGGAACGCCTGGAACGAGAGCGCCGTCTGGTAGAAGAGGCCAAAGCGACTCTGCTGCAGCAGTCTGAGAGCCAGATGAAGAACCAGGAGCATCTG GCAACTGAACTGGCAGAGTTGACTTCTAAGATCTCCCTGCTTGAAGATGccaaaaagaagaaagaggaggaagcaTCAGAGTGGCAAATGAAG GCCACTCAGGTGCAGGAGGACCTGGAGAAGACTAAAGAGGAGCTGAAGAACAAAGTCACATCAGTCCATGTCCAAGAGCCCGTGCATGGAGAAAACGACAACGACGAGGGTGATGAGAGCAGCGCAGAGGCCTCCGCAGAACTCACCTCCGAAGCAGACTATAAAGACAGGAGTGAGGAGGAGCGCATGACAGAGGCTGAGAAGAACGAAAGAGTGCAGAAACATCTGATG GCTCTTACTTCTGAGCTTGCTAATGCTCGTGATGAGACCAAGAAGACCCAGAACGACATCATCCACGCAGAGAATGTACGAGCAGGACGTGATAAATACAAGACGCTTCGTCAGATCCGCTCTGGAAACACCAAACAGCGAATCGACGAGTTCGAGTGCATGTAA